One part of the Vicia villosa cultivar HV-30 ecotype Madison, WI linkage group LG6, Vvil1.0, whole genome shotgun sequence genome encodes these proteins:
- the LOC131610162 gene encoding preprotein translocase subunit SCY2, chloroplastic: protein MEATRFSLYHFHPHNFRPKPTALLSGRRHAEIRTRVSLFPRGSHSLNRRISVNFSDRLRSDYIRSETPLLSEERVPETRGDEDEAIVGSSGGVKSLTLEVKPRAFKNRFLNFVRFGSVINGAAETFFKSEIRRRLFVTAVLIVISRVGYFIPLPGFDRRLIPKDYMSFVAGSSVDELGDFSSELKLSLFQLGISPQIIASIIMQVFCHVVPSLVKLRKEGLDGNEKIKSYIWWLSLGFAIIEALIVSCYSLPYSIYAASYRFKHVMLTSFFLVCGAMTITWICDTISESGFGQGSSLIICVGILIGYMETLHKMLTQLSVSAVSWWPYVLAVLGLFTIVTMWAVVVTEGCRKVKLQYYGFKLASAAREQSPITEVEPYIPFNINPAGMQPVLTTSYLLAFPSIVASLLQSPFWERVKEMLNPDSSIGAEPWVYYSIYAFFVFLFNIFDIANLPKEIADYLNKMGARIPNVKPGKATIEYLTKVQASTRFWGGLLLSILATTSSVLDHYLRRKNAGFAIGFTSILIIVGSIIELRRSYQAYNVMPGLSNALKRYGV from the exons ATGGAAGCAACCCGATTCTCTCTTTATCACTTCCATCCCCACAACTTCCGACCCAAACCCACCGCCCTTCTCTCAG GTAGAAGACACGCAGAAATTAGAACTAGGGTTTCACTTTTCCCAAGAGGTTCACATTCGCTTAACCGGAGAATTTCCGTTAACTTCTCCGACCGACTCCGAAGCGATTATATCCGTTCCGAGACGCCGCTTTTGAGTGAAGAACGTGTTCCGGAGACACGTGGCGACGAGGATGAAGCAATTGTTGGTTCTTCTGGCGGTGTTAAGTCGTTAACGTTGGAGGTGAAACCTAGGGCGTTTAAAAATAGGTTTCTGAATTTTGTGCGGTTTGGTTCTGTTATTAATGGTGCTGCTGAGACGTTTTTCAAGAGCGAGATTCGGAGGAGGCTGTTTGTTACTGCTGTGTTGATTGTGATTAGTCGTGTTGGTTATTTTATTCCTCTTCCTGGATTTGATAGGAGGTTGATACCAAAGGATTACATGAGCTTTGTTGCTGGTTCGTCGGTTG ATGAACTTGGTGACTTCTCCTCTGAGCTCAAGCTATCTCTTTTCCAGCTTGGAATCAGTCCTCAAATAATAGCGTCCATTATTATGCAG GTTTTCTGTCATGTTGTTCCTTCTCTAGTAAAGTTGCGGAAAGAAGGTTTGGATGGGAATGAGAAGATTAAGAGTTATAT TTGGTGGCTGTCGCTGGGCTTTGCAATTATCGAAGCTCTAATAGTTTCTTGCTACTCACTTCCATACTCAATTTACGCTGCTAGTTATAG GTTTAAACATGTAATGCTGACatctttttttttggtttgtggtGCAATGACTATTACATGGATATGTGATACCATATCAGAATCTGGATTTG GTCAAGGTTCATCTCTTATCATATGTGTTGGAATACTGATTGGGTATATGGAGACGTTACATAAAATGCTTACTCAGCTTTCAG TGAGTGCTGTTAGTTGGTGGCCATATGTGCTTGCAGTATTGGGTCTCTTCACCATAGTCACTATGTGGGCAGTTGTAGTTACTGAAGGTTGCAGGAAAGTAAAGCTTCAGTACTATGGTTTTAAACTTGCTTCTGCTGCAAG GGAGCAATCACCTATAACTGAAGTGGAGCCCTatattcctttcaatattaatcCAGCAGGGATGCAACCTGTTCTTACCACCTCCTACCTCTTGGCCTTTCCAAGCATTGTCGCTAG TTTGCTTCAGTCACCTTTTTGGGAGCGTGTGAAGGAAATGTTGAATCCCGACTCTTCTATTGGCGCTGAACCATGGGTCTACTATTCTATATATGCCTTCTTTGTCTTCCTTTTCAATATATTTGATATT GCTAACTTGCCAAAGGAAATTGCCGATTACTTGAATAAGATGGGTGCAAGGATACCTAATGTTAAGCCTGGGAAGGCTACGATAGAATACCTCACAAAGGTTCAGGCTTCCACTCGATTCTGGG GGGGCCTACTGTTAAGTATTTTGGCCACTACTTCAAGTGTTCTCGATCATTATTTACGGCGTAAAAATGCTGGATTTGCTATTGGTTTTACATCAATTCTAATTATT GTTGGTTCCATTATTGAACTTAGAAGATCGTATCAAGCATATAACGTGATGCCAGGATTAAGCAATGCTTTGAAACGTTATGGTGTATAA